The Fragaria vesca subsp. vesca linkage group LG2, FraVesHawaii_1.0, whole genome shotgun sequence genome includes a window with the following:
- the LOC101297907 gene encoding LOW QUALITY PROTEIN: nitronate monooxygenase-like (The sequence of the model RefSeq protein was modified relative to this genomic sequence to represent the inferred complete CDS: inserted 3 bases in 2 codons; substituted 1 base at 1 genomic stop codon), with product MGWRGILGFEXVQAPLGPDISGPELVAAVANAGGLAFLRAPDWESPDYLRELISKTRSLTDKPFGVVVVLAFPHEKNINVILEEKVAVLQVYWGDCSVELVMKAHRSGVKIVPQVGSLEEAQKAISAGIDAIIVXGCEAGGHVIGQDALISLLPKVVNLVGDRNITIIAAGGIVDASGYVAALAXGAQGICLGTRFLATEESYAHPIYKRKLVEYDRTAYTDIFGRARWPGAPHRVLETPFFNECKSLPDHETEADQPVIGRTRIHDREIEIRRLAGTVPNVTTTGDIESMVFYAGQSVGLVKEILPAAEVVKRLVEGAQLLIKQNSHML from the exons ATGGGTTGGCGTGGGATTCTGGGTTTTG TAGTTCAGGCACCTTTGGGACCTGATATTTCTGGACCTGAGCTTGTTGCTGCTGTTGCTAATGCTGGTGGACTAGCTTTCCTCAGGGCTCCTGATTGG GAATCACCAGACTATCTCCGGGAGCTTATAAGTAAGACTCGAAGCTTAACGGACAAACCATTTGGGGTTGTTGTTGTCCTGGCATTTCCACATGAGAAAAATATAAACGTCATATTGGAGGAAAAGGTAGCAGTTCTGCAGGTATACTGGGGTGATTGTTCTGTGGAGCTTGTGATGAAAGCTCATCGTTCTGGGGTTAAGATTGTTCCTCAA GTGGGGAGTTTGGAGGAGGCCCAAAAAGCAATCTCTGCTGGTATAGATGCAATTATTGTCTAAGGATGTGAAGCAGGAGGACACGTGATCGGTCAG GATGCTTTGATTTCATTGTTGCCAAAGGTAGTCAATCTTGTCGGAGATCGAAATATAACCATCATTGCAGCAGGTGGTATTGTGGATGCTAGTGGGTATGTTGCCGCGCTTGC AGGTGCACAAGGAATCTGCCTAGGCACTAG GTTTCTTGCAACCGAGGAAAGTTATGCTCATCCCATATACAAGAGGAAGTTGGTTGAGTATGACAGAACTGCGTACACTGATATATTTGGCCGTGCAAGATGGCCCGGAGCACCACATCGTGTTTTGGAGACACCTTTCTTCAATGAGTGCAAGTCTCTTCCTGATCATGAAACAGAAGCTGATCAGCCAGTCATTGGTCGAACAAGAATACATGACAGG GAAATAGAAATCCGTCGTCTTGCCGGGACAGTTCCAAATGTAACCACAACTGGTGACATTGAAAGCATGGTTTTCTATGCTGGCCAAAGTGTAGGCCTTGTCAAGGAAATATTACCTGCAGCAGAAGTGGTAAAGAGGCTAGTTGAAGGCGCTCAACTTCTAATCAAGCAGAACAGTCATATGTTGTAA
- the LOC101298198 gene encoding uncharacterized protein LOC101298198 — MAAMALPQGSTSLPLECVTHIDISTLSQSELLALSLFSLTRSNGAIDHLVVPKIDRSQFNESAGSRRQTYSRVRRRVAGLLSNPKVSAPPAQPDDPERNENQAIIGHLKRFISQDPKFDQIDLEPSPMTMKASLSGMAELERRKRKRGRKPKAKGSSGGEGLIVNKNGAAVDIWALQNSENPFGDELRRRTLGLETEEELLGFMRDLGGQWGSRRKKRKIVDATEFGDALPLGWKLLLGLKRKERRAWIYCRRYISPTGQQFLSCKEVASFLESFFSLNNADRHDGDGGENIQEDRIVATENQHADKDGEKRQDVSFNSGILGSSISNEQSNEPEKKVSISEMENLAEVQIHNLFECHKCSMTFADKDSYLQHLLSFHQRTTRRYRLGSTVGDGVIIKDGKYECQFCHKVFLERRRYNGHVGIHVRNYVRRVEESPGPTTLQKKIESPTREDLPSRNSKMDALIEIAQNSILETSTAGPSKELKGCAAPDPYINISSEIPASPSHREMNIESKLTEHNMEDLMIEGINEDELESDHTMTDGSMEEAVDAAEAVDSTEVVDAMEVANVQMNSCLVTTALSAEEKNGKTSESSVEKNGLASTSGELEMSGTKQENVSVCHHVHGPSNNQSASDVADNVKYASALEHPSPVEVNKQKHTESIGSFNQPCPANNCSLGFHASNRNELQTGICDTSMSLVPPLLCPPTSNTILQKGDEHVIGVDQRDDHVMGLEDLQQNEIEHLKHGSASVQESLTLEEVSMDMSNSSEMQRSVEVMLNMAGSNQLTTACVWCGVEFKHEAVDYEVQHGSVGFMCPVCKANISERE, encoded by the exons ATGGCGGCTATGGCGCTACCTCAGGGAAGCACAAGCCTTCCCTTAGAGTGTGTGACGCATATTGACATAAGCACCCTGTCTCAGTCGGAGCTCCTCGCTCTATCTCTCTTCTCCTTGACCCGCTCAAACGGCGCCATCGACCACCTGGTGGTCCCCAAAATCGACCGATCTCAATTCAATGAGAGTGCCGGGTCCCGCCGCCAGACCTACTCTAGAGTCCGGCGGCGCGTGGCGGGCCTGCTCTCTAATCCGAAAGTATCAGCACCCCCGGCCCAGCCTGACGACCCGGAACGCAACGAGAACCAGGCCATCATCGGCCACCTGAAGCGCTTCATTTCCCAGGATCCCAAATTCGACCAAATCGACTTGGAGCCCAGCCCGATGACGATGAAGGCATCCTTGTCTGGAATGGCGGAATTAGAAAGGAGGAAGAGGAAGCGGGGGAGGAAGCCGAAAGCGAAAGGGTCGAGTGGTGGCGAGGGGCTCATTGTGAACAAGAATGGCGCTGCAGTCGACATCTGGGCTCTGCAGAATTCGGAGAACCCCTTTGGGGATGAGTTGAGGAGGAGGACTTTGGGTTTGGAGACTGAGGAGGAGTTGTTGGGTTTCATGAGGGACTTGGGTGGCCAGTGGGGGAGCAGGAGGAAGAAGAGGAAGATTGTTGACGCCACTGAATTCGGGGATGCCTTGCCCCTCGGTTGGAAGCTCTTGCTCGGCCTCAAGCGCAAGGAACGCCGCGCTTGGATTTACTGCCGCCGATATATTAG CCCTACTGGACAACAATTTCTGTCCTGCAAGGAAGTTGCTTCTTTTTTGGAGTCCTTCTTCAGTCTTAATAATGCTGATAGGCATGATGGTGATGGTGGCGAGAACATTCAGGAGGACCGCATAGTGGCTACCGAAAAT CAGCATGCTGATAAAGATGGAGAAAAAAGGCAAGATGTGAGCTTTAACTCTGGTATACTGGGGTCATCTATATCTAATGAGCAATCTAATGAGCCCGAGAAGAAAGTTAGCATATCGGAAATGGAGAATCTTGCTGAGGTTCAGATACATAACCTTTTTGAATGTCACAAATGCAGTATGACTTTTGCCGATAAGGATTCATATTTGCAGCATCTGTTGTCCTTTCACCAGAGGACTACAAGGAGGTATAGACTTGGTTCGACAGTTGGGGATGGTGTGATTATTAAGGATGGGAAATATGAGTGCCAGTTCTGCCATAAGGTATTTCTGGAAAGGCGTCGCTATAATGGGCATGTAGGAATCCATGTTCGAAATTATGTGAGGAGGGTCGAAGAGTCACCAGGTCCAACAACTCTTCAAAAGAAAATAGAGTCTCCAACAAGGGAAGATTTGCCATCAAGGAATTCTAAAATGGACGCTTTGATTGAAATTGCTCAAAACTCTATCCTTGAAACCTCCACTGCTGGACCCAGTAAGGAATTAAAAGGTTGTGCTGCACCAGATCCATACATCAATATTAGTTCAGAAATTCCTGCTTCCCCTTCTCACAGAGAAATGAATATAGAATCTAAACTGACAGAACACAACATGGAAGATCTTATGATCGAAGGAATTAATGAAGATGAGCTGGAGAGTGATCATACAATGACTGATGGAAGTATGGAGGAAGCTGTGGATGCTGCAGAAGCTGTCGATTCTACGGAAGTTGTCGATGCTATGGAAGTTGCAAATGTTCAGATGAATTCTTGTTTGGTTACAACTGCGTTATCTGCTGAAGAGAAAAACGGGAAGACATCTGAAAGTTCTGTGGAGAAAAATGGTTTAGCATCCACTTCTGGTGAATTAGAGATGTCTGGCACCAAGCAAGAGAATGTTTCTGTATGTCACCATGTACATGGTCCTTCAAATAATCAATCTGCTAGTGATGTTGCAGACAATGTAAAATATGCAAGTGCATTAGAGCATCCCAGTCCAGTTGAAGTCAATAAACAAAAGCATACTGAATCAATTGGTAGCTTCAATCAACCTTGTCCAGCTAATAATTGTTCCTTGGGGTTTCATGCCTCTAACAGAAATGAACTACAAACTGGGATTTGTGACACCTCAATGTCACTGGTGCCACCTTTGCTCTGTCCTCCCACATCCAATACAATTCTGCAAAAG GGAGATGAACATGTTATTGGTGTTGACCAGAGAGATGACCATGTAATGGGTCTAGAGGATCTGCAACAAAATGAGATAGAACATCTGAAGCATGGTTCTGCTTCTGTGCAAGAATCTCTTACACTGGAGGAGGTATCGATGGATATGTCAAATAGTTCAGAGATGCAGAGATCAGTTGAAGTCATGCTAAACATGGCTGGCAGCAATCAGCTTACAACTGCTTGTGTCTGGTGTGGAGTAGAGTTCAAACATGAGGCTGTGGATTACGAGGTACAACACGGTTCTGTTGGCTTTATGTGTCCAGTGTGCAAGGCAAATATTTCTGAACGTGAATGA